In Papaver somniferum cultivar HN1 chromosome 1, ASM357369v1, whole genome shotgun sequence, a genomic segment contains:
- the LOC113317384 gene encoding endochitinase EP3-like encodes MVPLSYIKLFSVIAILAGFLTQSIVGQNCGCAAKLCCSQFGYCGTGTSYCGKGCQSGPCTKTPDAPTNGASVANIVTPAFFKGIISQASSGCAGKSFYTRNAFLEAAKSYPGFGKTGSIDDSKREIAAFFAHVTHETGHFCYKEEINGASKDYCDETNIQYPCVPGKGYHGRGPIQISWNYNYGPAGKSIGFDGLNAPETVSSNAVIAFKTGFWFWMNNVHSIITSNKGFGATIRAINGMECKGGNTGAVQARIKYFREYCDKLGVSPGKNLSC; translated from the exons ATGGTGCCTCTTAGCTACATAAAACTTTTTTCAGTGATTGCAATCCTGGCCGGATTTTTGACGCAATCCATTGTAGGTCAGAATTGCGGATGTGCAGCAAAACTGTGTTGCAGTCAGTTTGGTTATTGTGGTACTGGTACTTCCTACTGTGGTAAAGGTTGCCAATCAGGTCCATGTACTAAAACTCCAGATGCTCCTACTAATGGAGCTTCTGTTGCCAATATTGTAACCCCGGCATTCTTTAAGGGGATAATTAGTCAAGCTAGTTCAGGATGTGCTGGAAAGAGTTTCTATACACGTAATGCTTTTCTTGAGGCTGCTAAATCATACCCTGGATTCGGAAAAACCGGGAGTATTGATGATTCTAAACGGGAAATCGCTGCATTCTTCGCTCATGTTACACATGAAACCGGAC ATTTCTGTTACAAGGAAGAAATAAATGGAGCAAGCAAGGACTACTGTGACGAGACCAACATACAGTATCCATGTGTTCCTGGCAAAGGATATCATGGTCGAGGACCCATACAAATATCATGGAATTACAATTACGGCCCAGCCGGTAAAAGTATTGGTTTTGATGGTTTAAATGCTCCTGAAACCGTGTCTAGTAATGCAGTCATCGCGTTTAAGACAGGATTTTGGTTCTGGATGAATAATGTACATTCCATCATAACTTCTAACAAAGGTTTTGGTGCTACCATTCGTGCAATCAATGGTATGGAATGCAAAGGTGGAAACACGGGTGCAGTTCAAGCTAGAATTAAATACTTCAGGGAATACTGTGACAAACTCGGTGTATCACCAGGGAAGAACCTTTCATGCTAG